One window from the genome of Nicotiana tomentosiformis chromosome 5, ASM39032v3, whole genome shotgun sequence encodes:
- the LOC104088967 gene encoding auxin-responsive protein SAUR68-like, which yields MKMLSTKKLINMAKRWQKFAAKQRKRISFPRNASDTDSCSTSSSSIVEKGHFVVYTADQARFIIPLAYLENEVIRQLLSMSEEEFGLPSGGPITLPCDSDFMDYIISLIKKGVSAGDLHKALLLSITSCCCSTSYLHQESRNQQILVC from the coding sequence ATGAAGATGCTCAGTACTAAGAAACTCATTAACATGGCCAAGAGATGGCAGAAGTTCGCAGCAAAGCAGAGGAAGAGGATTTCATTTCCAAGAAATGCCAGTGATACAGACAGTTGTAGTACATCCTCATCCTCTATAGTTGAAAAGGGTCATTTTGTAGTATATACAGCTGACCAAGCACGGTTCATCATTCCCTTGGCTTACCTTGAAAATGAGGTCATTAGGCAACTTTTAAGCATGTCTGAAGAAGAGTTTGGGCTACCGAGTGGTGGCCCTATAACATTACCGTGTGATTCAGACTTCATGGACTACATTATTTCACTAATCAAGAAAGGTGTATCTGCTGGAGATCTTCACAAAGCATTGCTCCTCTCAATTACTTCATGTTGCTGTTCAACTTCTTATTTGCACCAAGAAAGTAGAAATCAACAGATTCTTGTTTGTTGA